Below is a genomic region from Nitrospirota bacterium.
GTTGGCACTGGCTCAGGGTATCAGGCAGGAGTCCTTGCCGAGCTTTCAAAAGAAGTCTATACAATCGAAAGGGTCAAAGACCTATCCCTAAAAGCCGAAAGGATACTGACTGAAATTGGCTACAGAAACATCCATTTCAGGGTTGGAGATGGGACATTGGGCTTGCCTGATGAGGCACCTTTCAACAGAATTATTATAACGGCAGGCACTCCTTCAATCCCTCCTCCACTCCTAAAACAGCTTGCAAACGGAGGGATAATCGTTGCCCCTGTAGGAGACCTCTTTAGCCAGAGACTCCTAAAGGTAATAAAACACAATCATAAACTTATTGAGGAGTATCACACACCCTGCGTCTTTGTTCCCCTTCTTGGAGAGTTTGGCTGGAAAGACGATAGCCTCTGATACATCTTTGTCATCTCGGTGCTCATCTTTATGCCGCCAAATCTTACTGCCTCATACATGCGGATAAATTCAAAGCCCGAGCTTTCGGAATCAAGCCCAAGCCTATGAGCCTCTTGCAAGACATCCATTGGGGTTGAGGATTCGGTTATATAACCGCCCATCTTTTTTATCCTGTCTCTAAACCTGAGATAATGTATGGTCTCAAAGCCATGCCCCCCTTTTCTTCTGAGTCTCCAGAATACAAATGTAGTTGTAACCAATAAAGCCATAACTGCTAAGGCAAAGGCATAAGGCTTTATACCTGTCTTAATCTCTCCTTTATCAGGCAGTGAAGGGATATTTTCCTTCTCCCCTCTAAGAAATGGCAGTGTGATAAATCTGAGAAGCCTCATCTGGTCATATGAGCTAAACCCTATGACATAGCGATACCACTTCATCCTCAGGGAATCCATAAGAAGAAACAAGTTAGAAGGCATCTCGAGGGTTGGGGCAGAAGGTGTTGGGTCAAATCTCTGCCACCTGCCATTAATGACTGCCTCAACCCACGAATGGGCATTGCTTTGCTTT
It encodes:
- a CDS encoding protein-L-isoaspartate(D-aspartate) O-methyltransferase, which codes for MDYAGLRELMVRTQLISRGIRDERLLSAMRKVPRHLFVEEELGYRAYDDMALSIGQGQTISQPYMVAIMTELIELKGDERVLEVGTGSGYQAGVLAELSKEVYTIERVKDLSLKAERILTEIGYRNIHFRVGDGTLGLPDEAPFNRIIITAGTPSIPPPLLKQLANGGIIVAPVGDLFSQRLLKVIKHNHKLIEEYHTPCVFVPLLGEFGWKDDSL